GATTTTATCTGTTTTCAGGTTATTTCCACCTTAGAGGAAGCTTCATTTATCATCTTTTTGCTCCAAGCATCAAATCATTTACCTAGTTCATATCTCTActatactaatttaattaacatGCTTTTCTCTGGCTgtcaaaattggtattttatgTAGTTTTCAATTTTAGTTGCAATTCTGAACAAAATCTATGATCTCGTTAATTCGATATTACTTCTAATTTTCATTATTGCATATTCTATGCGATTCTATGAGTATGCAGACATATATACTTCCCTATCTCGTTATTGTTGGTTAGCTAGCAATTTCCTCGCGCACTCATGAACCAGCGAACCCGAAATTTTTTCCCTGCTAATGGATACAACATGACAACAGAAATTTCTCTCCTAATCATGAGAGttctaccgaccgtccctagagtaagcggcaaaaggcttggtggtcggtacccgaggtcccaagttcgaatcctagttgattcacattttcagctgggtttatttctaaatgaaataaacgaaacggatagtgtgctatctatctctcaaaaaaatcataagagTTCTCATTCCAGACCTATCTTCATGTATATATGGTGgcatgtaaaattaaaaatgatccAAATTGAAATTtgcttttttaaattaaattcttggatataaataatttaaaattttatagaatttatGTGTTCATGATCTTTCCCATGAGAAAAGATAACACGATGAGCCAGGAAATGGAAAGGATTTTATTCCCTTAGGTAAGCAAAATAGACCCGCGCCACGGGGCTGGCTCAAAATACTTGGAGGGGCTCCTGGTCACTGTCCCGTCGCATTACCATTCCTAAGTACAGTAGGCAAATGGTTTCCTAGATATTGTagaaaaatgatgtaaaaatatattaccaaacacaaaaaaaacaccatagtccacaaataaatgaGTCACTCTATATCCAAAATAGTTTTTGGAAACATTAACTTTTCATTGCAGGCGACTGATCGGAGAAGAGCTATCTGACTTAAGTGTCAAAGATCTTCAAGGTTTAGAGAAGCGAGTTGAAATGAGTTTGTGCTCTATCAGAAAGACGAAGGTTCTCAAAACAATGGTCATTCTAGTAtaaatatgttttattttattttttctaattcttttgCATTCCTTCATCCACAAAATTCATCCTTTTATGGTTACTTTTAGGAGAAAATTTTACGAGATGAAATCGCAGAGCTCAACCGAAAGGTTCGTCAACAAATAAATGTTCATTCTATCATATTTACGTGGAATATTAATGCATGCAATGTAATATATTCGCGGGCGTAACACAATTTCAATTTACATTGCAGGGTTATCTAGTACATAATGAGAACATTGAACTCCACAAGAAGGCGAACCTCGTATATCAGGAAAATATTGAATTAAACAACAAGGTAAtggggaaataaaaaaaaaaaaaacccaaattttCAATGTAATAGTTAAGTTTCCATACCTAAGCAGAGAAGTTTATTAATTAGCAGGTTCAGGAGGCAAGCGGATCAAGTGGTGGAACCACCAAAGCTTCGATTATTCCGTTTGTTTTTACTGTAgcagaagatgaagaagaactcGTTCATCTTCAGTTATGCCATCCCCAACAGCAAGGAGATAGGACATAATCAAGAACTCTACGGCTGGAGCGATTTCCTAATAGTTTGAAAAAGGTCTTCTCTATCACAGTTATTTCACATAAGATTTGCGACATCCAGTAATAAGCTTCCACATTAATACCTCATCCAGTAATAAGCTTCCACATTAATACCtcttattagatttttttttttttttttttatcatcctACATGGCATAATAAGATTGGTTTGAGGTATATTATATGTGTTGCAAGTGTCTTATATTAAAGATCTTTTTCCTAACTTGTCCCacatttcaatttcatttttatgGTTTCAATCATAAGAAATTGCATTGCAATCGTGTATGTATGTACTATCTAAAAATGGTGCCATGTAAGCAACTTCATTATAAGTTGTGCTTAttgaaaatagatttttttttttttttgagagagagaggtagcactctacccgcttcgtttatttcatttagaaataaacttagctggatatgtgaagcaattaggattcgaattaacttgagacctcgggtaccaaacACCTAGCCCTTTGccgcttgctctagggacggtcggtaaaaaaaTAGGTGTGAACCTTCGGAGACTGAATTGATAGAATCGaacttttgaatataaaaatggaAATAGGAGTCAAAGTATGGGAACTAATTAGGGGTCGTTTGGATTGTTGAACCGATGATTTGATTGTAAATAAAGTTTATGGagaaaaaattaacagttttaCTATCCATTATGAAGGTACCAAAAAAATGCGGTAGATATTCATGCGCttaaattcttaaaataaaTACCTTCTGAAATGATTCCAAGTCAtctttttgtgaaaaaaaacgAAATTCTAGCCATAGACTAGGACAATGAATCTCCTCGGCATTACGCTAATTTATGGCGAGtccatcatcattttttatttttattaaacttgATTATTCAATGGAACTACAATTATGTGAATCCAAAACCCCATAAATTAAAATGGTTCAGTTCAAGCTCTAACTGAAATACGTATCAAGCTTCAGCTTAACTACTATATATCTGGACGTCACGAATATGAATACAGAACACGAGACACGACACGATTTGGACATAGTGACTCggcaacttttaaaaaattaggacatGAACACGACATGGATAATGCTAATAATATAACAGACACGAATACAGAACATGAGACAACACGATTCGAACATGGCGACTCGACAACTTTTAAAAAACTAGGACACGAACACGATATGGATACATGAACACGAcatgtatactatatatatctagaCGTCACGGATACGAATACAAAACACGAGACACGATACAATTCGGACATAGCGACTTGgcaacttttcaaaaattaggACACGAGCACGATTTGGATACtgctaataatataataatatatttttattatatataaaatattagttttgttaaaatatttttatattttcatacgaataaaagtaattaataaaattttcattgataatttatatattttaagtaaaaaaattctcaactatgtataatttatttattttgtcaaaaaaaaacttatatgtATTcatcaaaaaaccaaaaatatatCTCATCTAACTTCATATATgcataaccgaccgtccctagcgcaagtggcaaaaaggcttagtagttggtacccgagacctaaatttgaatcctagttgatttacatttccagccaagtttatttctaaatgaaataaacgaagcgggtagcatgctacctatctctaaaaaaaaaaaacttcatatatgcataaaaaaataaaaatagaaatatttttttaatgggatGCGTTATGAACCTATTTCTAACGCGTGTTCATGACGTGTCTCAGTGTCTGTGTCGAacatgttaggatttggttagatttgtagattaattctagttggataagaattaatatttaaatctgttggagataaattaatatttaaatattaattagagtatgataaatatttaaatctattagagataaatgatatatagatttaaatatttattggagtAGGAATCCTAATTAGACTAGGATTCGCGTACGTTTTACAGGATGCATTGTAAAAGCACCCTTTGCGATGCTTTTGGAGTAGAGAGTATGGCCAAGTTGAGATTCTTGAGGAGGGTACGATGAGGTGTCTTGAAGCCATTAGTGGACCCTACCAAATAGAAACTTCGTCATGAgttgcatgcacctagtgcacaagtgcatgtgagagagaaaaaggagagtttgtcttctttgtgggtttatagaagacaagaaaagggtaagagagattcaaaaagagggctcgggttgtaacTACTCTATGCAGAaaaggagtcaggtgtaatcttctcttatttaatgaatcttattttacccgcaaattttctattttggtttttctctcttttgtgatcGTATCAGCTTTTAATTTGCTGAGAaaacgggtttatggtaaaatccaattcgacgcttccgttgcggaatcccaacaatcggtaccggatccacaacagtcggtatcggagtGGGTTgcgaattctcaaaatccgatatcgaggcgagtaccggattcccaacagaaCACGCacgtcactacaacaaaaacggtctatagcgacacttttaaatgtagatacatgtcaaaaaagtaccgctagctaaaattaccgacacttttaaaaagtattgctatatgtggggttgctaggtatatagtgacagttaaagagtgtcgctataacctaaaaaagtgctgttaatttaccaacacttatttaagcatttagcaaccgccgaaactctatctcgttcgctgcggtggcggaggaggacgacaggaaaagctcttcgtctagaatttcagtggattgagtgaagagagaagaaaagatggtaattgatttttctttttttttttcttttctgtttgtaatcgggccaaatggactgggtgtggtgggttgagtagagtaatcttttatttttgattggattgagctttatatttaggcattagtaaatatttttttaagttttaacataaatggaacacttactcaaaagtgtcccaaacatgtgtccctataacctaattctgttgtagtgtgtcCGGCATGGACATGCACGAATTATAGAAATGTCCATTATACACAGTTGCATATTTAACCactagtttaattaatttttcttaccTTCAGTATTGCTGCAGACATCAATTGCAACTAAACAAAAAGGATTTGTCACGAGAAGTGCTTTTGCATCACCTCAAATGCTGAGACATTTAGGGTatgtttgtttggatgaaagtggggtggaagtgaaGAGAATGAAAGTCGTTTTCACCGTAAACGATAACTTTCGGCCCAAAATTCTTAAacccggttattattactagttcatatctgatgtgggattattggggtgtgacagactcctcccgttaaggccctgacgtcctcgtcagtcacGTCAGTCCAGTCACACACACAGCcgaagatcaccaggcgatgtgagactcgtctcactagccttgtcatccagaccttgGCATAGCCGGTTATCTTATCATAaagactccggcatagcctatcaccttgtctttcagaccctggctcaaccaagactcgccacacatttccagctggtgattggctctgataccaaatgtaacgactcaGCCCACTAGTAACAATagctcgttgggcccaaccaccgggcCAAAATGATTAAgcacagttattattactagtatttaagtctcttatatacccaatcatatccccattcatatccgatgtggaaTTATTAGGGTGTGACAGTTATGatcgaaactcgagttaacctaaaacggcgtaattgacttcggcccatcGTGAGTTGAAATCAATTACGATGAAG
Above is a genomic segment from Ananas comosus cultivar F153 linkage group 15, ASM154086v1, whole genome shotgun sequence containing:
- the LOC109721180 gene encoding MADS-box transcription factor 23-like, encoding MGRGKIVIRKIDNLTSRQVTFSKRRNGLLKKAKELSILCDAEVGLIVFSSTGRLHEFASSRMKSIIDRYNNTKGEQHQVLSTISEVKFWQREAASLRQQLQDLHKSNRRLIGEELSDLSVKDLQGLEKRVEMSLCSIRKTKEKILRDEIAELNRKGYLVHNENIELHKKANLVYQENIELNNKVQEASGSSGGTTKASIIPFVFTVAEDEEELVHLQLCHPQQQGDRT